A single region of the Brassica rapa cultivar Chiifu-401-42 chromosome A03, CAAS_Brap_v3.01, whole genome shotgun sequence genome encodes:
- the LOC103859862 gene encoding probable serine/threonine-protein kinase PBL23 isoform X3: MKMNCLFCCMSERQLTRRSSSRQGIKDCIDANNTLSRFENISYKTDSSRRRFISEEISKLGKGNISAQIFTFRELCVATKNFNPENQLGEGGFGRVYKGHIETSEKVVAVKQLDKNGYQGNREFLVEVMMLSLLHHTNLVNLVGYCADGDQRILVYEYMPNGSLDDHLLDLARTKRKPLDWDTRMKVAAGAARGLEYLHETADPPVVYRDFKASNILLDQEFNPKLSDFGLAKVGPTGGQTHVSTRVMGTYGYCAPEYALTGQLTMKSDVYSFGVVFLEMITGRRVIETTKPTREQNLVTWIGESSA, from the exons ATGAAAATGAATTGCTTGTTCTGTTGTATGTCCGAGAGACAATTAACCAGACGATCATCATCAAGACAAGGCATCAAAGACTGCATTGATGCAAACAACACTCTTTCAAGATTTGAAAACATCTCTTATAAAACAG ATAGCAGTAGGAGAAGATTCATATCCGAGGAGATATCAAAACTCGGGAAAGGGAACATAAGTGCTCAGATCTTTACCTTCAGAGAGCTCTGCGTCGCCACCAAGAACTTTAACCCCGAGAATCAGCTCGGTGAAGGCGGTTTTGGAAGGGTTTACAAAGGGCACATAGAAACCTCTGAAAAG GTTGTTGCGGTTAAGCAGCTAGACAAGAATGGCTACCAAGGGAACAGAGAGTTTCTTGTGGAAGTCATGATGTTGAGTCTCTTACATCACACAAACCTTGTCAACTTGGTTGGATACTGCGCAGACGGTGATCAACGGATTCTTGTCTATGAATATATGCCAAATGGCTCATTAGATGATCATCTTCTCG ACTTGGCGCGGACCAAGAGGAAACCGTTGGACTGGGACACAAGGATGAAAGTTGCGGCAGGAGCAGCTAGAGGGCTTGAGTATCTACATGAAACAGCTGATCCTCCTGTGGTCTACAGAGATTTCAAAGCCTCCAACATATTGCTTGACCAAGAATTTAACCCAAAGCTTTCGGATTTCGGTTTAGCTAAAGTTGGTCCGACCGGTGGACAGACTCATGTGTCGACCAGAGTAATGGGAACATACGGTTACTGTGCCCCTGAGTATGCTCTCACGGGACAGCTCACTATGAAGTCCGATGTGTACAGCTTTGGAGTTGTGTTCTTGGAGATGATCACAGGAAGAAGAGTCATTGAGACGACCAAACCAACTCGAGAACAGAATCTAGTGACTTGG ATAGGAGAAAGTTCAGCTTAA
- the LOC103859862 gene encoding probable serine/threonine-protein kinase PBL23 isoform X1 → MKMNCLFCCMSERQLTRRSSSRQGIKDCIDANNTLSRFENISYKTDSSRRRFISEEISKLGKGNISAQIFTFRELCVATKNFNPENQLGEGGFGRVYKGHIETSEKVVAVKQLDKNGYQGNREFLVEVMMLSLLHHTNLVNLVGYCADGDQRILVYEYMPNGSLDDHLLDLARTKRKPLDWDTRMKVAAGAARGLEYLHETADPPVVYRDFKASNILLDQEFNPKLSDFGLAKVGPTGGQTHVSTRVMGTYGYCAPEYALTGQLTMKSDVYSFGVVFLEMITGRRVIETTKPTREQNLVTWASPLFKDRRKFSLMADPLLGGKYPMKGLYQALAVAAMCLQDEAETRPNMSDVVTALEYLAMTKSEEDGETN, encoded by the exons ATGAAAATGAATTGCTTGTTCTGTTGTATGTCCGAGAGACAATTAACCAGACGATCATCATCAAGACAAGGCATCAAAGACTGCATTGATGCAAACAACACTCTTTCAAGATTTGAAAACATCTCTTATAAAACAG ATAGCAGTAGGAGAAGATTCATATCCGAGGAGATATCAAAACTCGGGAAAGGGAACATAAGTGCTCAGATCTTTACCTTCAGAGAGCTCTGCGTCGCCACCAAGAACTTTAACCCCGAGAATCAGCTCGGTGAAGGCGGTTTTGGAAGGGTTTACAAAGGGCACATAGAAACCTCTGAAAAG GTTGTTGCGGTTAAGCAGCTAGACAAGAATGGCTACCAAGGGAACAGAGAGTTTCTTGTGGAAGTCATGATGTTGAGTCTCTTACATCACACAAACCTTGTCAACTTGGTTGGATACTGCGCAGACGGTGATCAACGGATTCTTGTCTATGAATATATGCCAAATGGCTCATTAGATGATCATCTTCTCG ACTTGGCGCGGACCAAGAGGAAACCGTTGGACTGGGACACAAGGATGAAAGTTGCGGCAGGAGCAGCTAGAGGGCTTGAGTATCTACATGAAACAGCTGATCCTCCTGTGGTCTACAGAGATTTCAAAGCCTCCAACATATTGCTTGACCAAGAATTTAACCCAAAGCTTTCGGATTTCGGTTTAGCTAAAGTTGGTCCGACCGGTGGACAGACTCATGTGTCGACCAGAGTAATGGGAACATACGGTTACTGTGCCCCTGAGTATGCTCTCACGGGACAGCTCACTATGAAGTCCGATGTGTACAGCTTTGGAGTTGTGTTCTTGGAGATGATCACAGGAAGAAGAGTCATTGAGACGACCAAACCAACTCGAGAACAGAATCTAGTGACTTGG GCGAGTCCATTGTTCAAAGATAGGAGAAAGTTCAGCTTAATGGCGGATCCGTTGCTTGGAGGGAAGTATCCGATGAAGGGACTGTATCAAGCGCTTGCAGTTGCAGCGATGTGTCTTCAAGACGAAGCAGAAACGAGACCTAATATGAGTGATGTAGTCACTGCGCTCGAGTACTTAGCTATGACCAAAAGcgaagaagatggagaaacgAATTAA
- the LOC103859862 gene encoding probable serine/threonine-protein kinase PBL23 isoform X2, with product MKMNCLFCCMSERQLTRRSSSRQGIKDCIDANNTLSRFENISYKTDSSRRRFISEEISKLGKGNISAQIFTFRELCVATKNFNPENQLGEGGFGRVYKGHIETSEKVVAVKQLDKNGYQGNREFLVEVMMLSLLHHTNLVNLVGYCADGDQRILVYEYMPNGSLDDHLLDLARTKRKPLDWDTRMKVAAGAARGLEYLHETADPPVVYRDFKASNILLDQEFNPKLSDFGLAKVGPTGGQTHVSTRVMGTYGYCAPEYALTGQLTMKSDVYSFGVVFLEMITGRRVIETTKPTREQNLVTWVTSESIVQR from the exons ATGAAAATGAATTGCTTGTTCTGTTGTATGTCCGAGAGACAATTAACCAGACGATCATCATCAAGACAAGGCATCAAAGACTGCATTGATGCAAACAACACTCTTTCAAGATTTGAAAACATCTCTTATAAAACAG ATAGCAGTAGGAGAAGATTCATATCCGAGGAGATATCAAAACTCGGGAAAGGGAACATAAGTGCTCAGATCTTTACCTTCAGAGAGCTCTGCGTCGCCACCAAGAACTTTAACCCCGAGAATCAGCTCGGTGAAGGCGGTTTTGGAAGGGTTTACAAAGGGCACATAGAAACCTCTGAAAAG GTTGTTGCGGTTAAGCAGCTAGACAAGAATGGCTACCAAGGGAACAGAGAGTTTCTTGTGGAAGTCATGATGTTGAGTCTCTTACATCACACAAACCTTGTCAACTTGGTTGGATACTGCGCAGACGGTGATCAACGGATTCTTGTCTATGAATATATGCCAAATGGCTCATTAGATGATCATCTTCTCG ACTTGGCGCGGACCAAGAGGAAACCGTTGGACTGGGACACAAGGATGAAAGTTGCGGCAGGAGCAGCTAGAGGGCTTGAGTATCTACATGAAACAGCTGATCCTCCTGTGGTCTACAGAGATTTCAAAGCCTCCAACATATTGCTTGACCAAGAATTTAACCCAAAGCTTTCGGATTTCGGTTTAGCTAAAGTTGGTCCGACCGGTGGACAGACTCATGTGTCGACCAGAGTAATGGGAACATACGGTTACTGTGCCCCTGAGTATGCTCTCACGGGACAGCTCACTATGAAGTCCGATGTGTACAGCTTTGGAGTTGTGTTCTTGGAGATGATCACAGGAAGAAGAGTCATTGAGACGACCAAACCAACTCGAGAACAGAATCTAGTGACTTGGGTAACAA GCGAGTCCATTGTTCAAAGATAG
- the LOC103859863 gene encoding FHA domain-containing protein DDL, with product MASESPVRHRQSPRRRSPSRSPSPRTKRLRRAQGERSREREDSRGRERERRREGDKDRTRRDVADVEVGDKRRRGGSGREETEERKRAGADDERQTRGRRQRSASPLDRSSRKSRRSPERAPASRHDEGSNARGSGEEPNDEDDSIAKMKAAEEALAAKKKEEPSFELSGKLAEETNRYRGIAILFNEPPEARKPNKRWRLYVFKDSEPLDEPLQLHRQSCYLFGRERRIADIPTDHPSCSKQHAVIQYREVTVEKPDGMVEKQVKPYLMDLGSTNKTYINKDPIEPQRYYELREKDTIKFGNSSREYVLLHEGSAE from the exons ATGGCTTCAGAGTCTCCGGTGAGGCACAGGCAGTCTCCTCGACGGAGAAGTCCATCTAGGTCTCCTTCGCCACGGACGAAGAGACTGAGAAGAGCTCAAGGTGAaagaagtagagagagagaggacagCAGAGGAAGGGAAagggagagaagaagagaaggagaTAAGGATAGGACGAGGAGGGACGTAGCAGATGTGGAAGTTGGGGATAAGAGAAGACGCGGCGGCTCAGGGAGAGAGGAGACTGAAGAAAGGAAGAGAGCAGGAGCAGACGATGAGAGACAAACTAGAGGAAGACGTCAGAGGTCTGCTTCACCGTTAGATAGGAGTAGTCGCAAGAGTAGGCGTTCACCAGAGAGAGCTCCTGCATCTAGGCATGATGAG GGATCTAATGCAAGAGGGAGCGGCGAGGAACC CAATGATGAAGATGATTCGATTGCTAAAATGAAAGCTGCTGAAGAAGCTTTGGCAGCAAAGAAAAAG GAAGAACCATCGTTTGAGCTATCAGGAAAACTTGCGGAAGAAACCAACAGATACAGAG GTATCGCCATCCTCTTCAATGAGCCACCAGAGGCTAGAAAACCCAACAAAAGATGGAGACTTTATGTTTTCAAGGATAGCGAGCCACTGGATG AGCCACTCCAGCTCCATCGCCAAAGCTGCTACCTCTTTGGACGTGAGAGAAGAATCGCTGACATTCCTACTGATCACCCTTCTTGCAGCAAGCAGCATGCTGTTATCCAGTACCG GGAAGTAACAGTGGAGAAACCAGATGGTATGGTGGAGAAGCAAGTGAA GCCTTACCTTATGGATCTTGGCAGCACCAACAAGACTTACATCAAT AAAGATCCTATCGAACCACAACGCTACTATGAGCTGCGCGAGAAAGATACCATCAAGTTTGGTAACAGCAG TCGAGAGTACGTACTGTTGCACGAGGGTTCTGCCGAGTGA